One Blastocatellia bacterium genomic window carries:
- a CDS encoding FAD-dependent oxidoreductase, protein MTRAVYDVVIVGAGIVGAACAAEAARAGFRIAVVEAGFIGQGATAAGMGHIVVMDGSEAEFALTRYSRQLWQELAEELPPDCEYSRCGTLWVAADEQEMAELERKRRFYSERGVAVEVLDRQALAEAEPFLRPGLVGGLRVPDDSVIYPPAAARFLIERAQAAGATVLLGQTVVAITPEGVRLSDGSRLGAAKIVNATGSWSPDLMPEFPIAKRKGHLVITDRYHGLVRHQIVELGYIKGAHGAMSEVVAFNVQPRPTGQILIGSSRQYGVETTTVDRQILSRMLKRACHYLPALAGLSALRVWTGFRAATSDHLPFIGPVRDSDRIYLATGHEGLGITMSLATAKLLVAHWLGEPSPIPLEPYLPSRRSLSLTHA, encoded by the coding sequence GTGACGCGGGCTGTCTATGATGTGGTGATTGTGGGCGCTGGGATTGTGGGCGCCGCCTGTGCGGCTGAAGCGGCGCGTGCCGGATTTCGCATTGCCGTCGTCGAAGCCGGATTCATCGGTCAGGGAGCGACTGCCGCCGGAATGGGGCACATCGTCGTGATGGATGGATCGGAGGCGGAGTTCGCTCTCACGCGCTATTCACGACAGTTGTGGCAGGAGCTGGCCGAGGAGCTTCCTCCCGACTGTGAGTACTCGCGCTGCGGAACGCTCTGGGTGGCCGCCGATGAACAGGAGATGGCGGAACTGGAGCGCAAGCGGAGATTCTACAGCGAGCGTGGCGTGGCGGTGGAAGTTCTCGATCGCCAGGCTCTGGCCGAAGCGGAACCTTTTCTCCGACCGGGGCTCGTGGGAGGGCTCCGAGTTCCCGATGATAGTGTGATCTATCCGCCGGCGGCGGCCCGCTTTTTAATCGAGCGGGCGCAGGCCGCAGGAGCGACAGTCCTTCTCGGTCAAACCGTTGTCGCCATCACCCCCGAAGGGGTGAGACTCAGCGATGGGTCGCGGCTGGGCGCAGCCAAGATCGTCAACGCGACGGGAAGCTGGTCGCCGGATCTCATGCCCGAGTTCCCGATCGCGAAACGAAAAGGGCATCTCGTCATCACTGACCGCTATCATGGTCTGGTCCGCCATCAGATCGTCGAACTCGGCTACATCAAAGGAGCGCATGGAGCCATGAGCGAGGTCGTGGCCTTCAACGTCCAGCCGCGACCGACGGGACAAATCCTCATCGGCTCATCCCGTCAATACGGTGTCGAGACGACGACGGTAGATCGGCAGATTCTCAGTCGGATGCTCAAACGCGCCTGCCACTATCTGCCGGCACTCGCCGGGCTGTCGGCCCTGCGCGTGTGGACGGGATTTCGCGCGGCGACCTCCGATCACCTCCCTTTCATCGGTCCGGTGCGGGACTCCGACCGGATATACCTGGCGACGGGACATGAGGGGTTGGGAATCACCATGTCGCTGGCAACGGCGAAACTGCTCGTGGCTCACTGGCTCGGAGAGCCCTCACCGATCCCGCTCGAACCCTATTTGCCGAGCCGGCGGTCTCTCTCGCTGACCCATGCGTGA
- a CDS encoding (2Fe-2S)-binding protein: protein MRDQVTLTINGRTVTVPRGTTVAAAIAGAGGWVFRRSVTGEARGPLCGMGICFECRVTIDGQAHRRSCQILCRDGMDVQTA, encoded by the coding sequence ATGCGTGATCAGGTTACACTGACCATCAACGGTCGCACGGTGACGGTTCCCCGCGGGACAACAGTGGCCGCTGCCATTGCTGGCGCGGGCGGGTGGGTCTTTCGTCGCTCGGTGACCGGAGAAGCACGAGGTCCCCTCTGTGGAATGGGAATTTGTTTTGAGTGTCGCGTGACCATTGATGGTCAGGCTCATCGGCGAAGCTGTCAGATTCTCTGTCGTGACGGGATGGACGTGCAAACGGCATGA